From one Paenibacillus sp. FSL K6-1330 genomic stretch:
- the eutH gene encoding ethanolamine utilization protein EutH: protein MEINEIIIYGMVIFMILGAIDKCIGYKFGLGHQFDEGIMAMGSLTLAMVGIICLSPVLAKVLSPVVVPIYSALGADPAMFATTLLANDMGGFSLAQELAQSPEAGLFAGTILGAMLGPTIVFIIPVALGIIKKEDQKFLATGVLAGIVTIPLGCLIGGLVAGYSITMILSNLVPIILFAVLIVLGLWKFPQGMIKGFTVFGQFIVIVATLGLAAGITQQLTGITIIPGLAPVEDGIKIVGDIAIVLAGAFAMVFVITKVFNKPLMKLGKLLGMNEIAAAGLVATLANVIPMFGMMKDMDARGKVINVAFAVSAAFVFGDHLGFTAGVAKEMIFPMIVGKLVGGITAVVVALFLAKKMAPEPKEELQES from the coding sequence GTGGAGATTAATGAAATTATCATATACGGCATGGTTATTTTCATGATTCTCGGTGCCATCGATAAGTGCATTGGGTACAAGTTTGGATTGGGACATCAATTCGATGAAGGGATTATGGCCATGGGTTCGCTTACGCTCGCCATGGTGGGGATCATCTGCCTGTCTCCGGTCCTGGCCAAAGTGCTAAGTCCGGTCGTCGTTCCGATATACAGCGCATTGGGAGCAGACCCCGCCATGTTTGCGACTACATTGCTGGCGAACGACATGGGCGGCTTCTCGCTGGCACAGGAACTCGCGCAGAGTCCGGAAGCGGGATTATTCGCAGGAACGATCCTGGGGGCTATGCTTGGCCCTACGATTGTATTCATCATTCCGGTTGCACTTGGCATTATTAAAAAAGAAGACCAGAAATTTTTGGCTACCGGCGTGCTGGCCGGTATCGTAACTATACCGCTCGGTTGCTTGATTGGCGGATTGGTTGCCGGTTACTCGATCACAATGATTTTGTCCAACCTAGTTCCAATTATTTTGTTTGCTGTACTTATCGTGCTGGGATTGTGGAAATTTCCGCAGGGTATGATCAAAGGGTTCACGGTTTTTGGGCAGTTCATCGTCATCGTCGCGACATTGGGACTCGCAGCTGGCATCACGCAGCAGTTGACGGGGATTACCATCATTCCAGGGCTTGCTCCGGTTGAAGACGGAATCAAAATCGTTGGCGATATTGCTATTGTACTCGCCGGCGCTTTTGCGATGGTATTTGTAATTACGAAAGTATTTAATAAACCGCTTATGAAGCTGGGCAAGTTGCTTGGCATGAATGAGATTGCGGCAGCCGGGCTGGTTGCGACGCTTGCTAACGTCATACCGATGTTTGGCATGATGAAAGACATGGATGCGCGGGGCAAGGTCATCAACGTCGCATTTGCCGTGTCGGCCGCATTTGTATTCGGCGATCATCTTGGTTTTACGGCTGGGGTCGCGAAGGAAATGATTTTCCCAATGATTGTCGGGAAGCTTGTTGGCGGAATTACGGCGGTGGTTGTAGCCCTGTTTTTGGCTAAGAAGATGGCTCCGGAACCGAAGGAAGAACTTCAGGAGTCATAA